In Deinococcus psychrotolerans, the genomic window AGAGGGCCACCCGTGAGGTTGGCATGAAGCCACGCATCGAGCGATTCGGCGAGATTCAAGAAGTCATTAAACTGCCCACCCTGACCGAAATTCAGGTCAATTCATTCAGCACCTTTTTGCAAGAAGGCCGTCCAATCAATGACCGCTTGAATGCGGGTTTGCAGGGCGCGTTCCGCGAAGTTTTTCCGATTGACGAAACTGAGAAAGGGCGCTCCACTGGCCTTGTTTTAGATTACTTAGAGTACCGCCTCGGCGATCCGGTGTATACCCCCGAAGAGTGCCGTGAAAAAGATTTGACGTACCAAGCGCCTCTTTACGCCAAGCTGCAACTCATCCACAAAGACAGCGGCCTGATCAAAGAAGATCAGGTGTTCCTCGGCGACCTCCCGCTGATGACTGGCGACGGCTCGTTCGTCATCAACGGCGCAGACCGCGTGGTCATTTCGCAGATTCACCGCAGCCCCGGTGTGTACTTCACGACCAATTACAAGGGCCTCAAGAAGTACTACACGGCGGCCATTATCCCGATGCCCAAGCGCGGTCCCTGGATCGAGCTGGAATACGCGGGCGGCATCTTAGAGATGAAGGTTAACAAGCGCAAATTTCCGGTGGCGATGTTGCTGCGCGTGCTTGGTTACGACGACGCCAGCCTCAAAGCGCTGTTCAGCGAGTTTGAGCCGGATATTGAACTTCCCGAAGACAAAACGGCAGGCATGGGCGCAGACGAAGCCCTGCTGCGCTTGTTCACGGTGCTGCGCCCCGGCGACCCACCCAAGCGCGACAAGGCCACCCAGTACCTCTACGGCCTCTTGGCCGATCCCAAGCGCTACGACCTCGGCGCTCCGGGCCGCTTCAAGATGAACACCAAGCTGGGCATCAAGCGCGACGACAGCACCCTGCTCAACTTCGTGGACGGCAAGTTCACCGACGCGGGCCTGATCGACACCATCCGCTACCTGATGGCGCTGACCAACGGCCAAACCGAGTCCACCGTGGGCGCGGACGCCGACGGCGTGGCCATCACCGTACCGGTTCGCCCCGACGACATCGACCACCTCGGCAACCGCCGCGTCCGCACCGTGGGCGAACTGCTGGCCGACCAGCTTCGTGTCGGCCTGGGCCGGATGGCGCGTGGCGTGCGCGAGCGCATGCTGCTCGGCAATCCCGACGCTGCCACTCCCACCAAGCTGGTCAACAACCGTCCCATCGTGGCGGCCATGCGCGAGTTCTTTGGACGCTCGCAGCTCAGCCAGTTTAAAGACCAAACCAACCCGCTCTCCGATTTGCGCCACAAGCGCCGCATCTCGGCGCTGGGGCCGGGCGGGCTGACCCGCGAACGTGCCGGATTCGACGTGCGTGACGTTCACCGTACCCACTACGGGCGCATCTGCCCGATTGAAACGCCGGAAGGTGCCAACATCGGTTTGATCAGCTCGCTGGCCAGCTACGCCAAGGTCAATCCGCTGGGCTTTATCGAAGCGCCTTACCGCCGCGTGGAAAATGGCCGTGTCACCGACGACGTGCAGTACATGACCGCCGACATTGAGGACCGCTACGCCGTAGCGCAGGCCAACACGCGTCTGAATGCCGACGGCACCTTTGCTGAAGAGCGCGTCCTTTGCCGTAAAAGCGGCGATCCCAGCTTCTACGAGCACGCCGACGTGCAGTACATGGATGTGTCGCCCAAGCAGATCGTTTCGATCAACACCTCATTGATCCCTTTCCTTGAGCACGATGATGCCAACCGCGCCCTGATGGGTTCGAACATGCAGTCGCAGGCCGTGCCGCTGATCCGCGCCCAAAGCCCCGCTGTGGGTACTGGTGTGGAGGAGCGCGTTATCACCGACTCGGGAACGAGTGTGGTCAGCGACGTGACCGGCACCGTCACCTACGTGGACGCCCGCAACATTCAGGTCACGCTGAGCGAAGACGCGCCCAACATCGATTACGTCAAGGGCAATGTCCGCACCTTTGAGCTGGTGCGCTTTACCCGCTCCAACCAAGGCACCAACCTCGATCAGCACCCCACCGTCTCGTTCGGGGACGAAGTCACGGCGGGTCAGGTCATCGCCGACGGCCCCGCTTCCGACATGGGCCGCCTGGCGCTGGGCCAGAACATCACCATCGCCATCATGCCGTTTGACGGTTTCAACTTCGAAGACGCCATCTGCATCTCCGAAGGGCTGACCCGCAAGGACTTCTACACCTCGGTTCACATTGAGAAAGACGAAGTGGAAGCCCGCGACACCAAACTGGGGCCGGAGAAGATCACCCGCGACATCCCTGGACTCTCGGAAGCCGCCCTGCGTGACCTCGACGAAGACGGCATCGTGCGCGTCGGAGCCGACGTCAAACCCGGCGATATTCTGGTCGGCAAGACCAGCTTCAAGGGCGAATCCGAGCCCACTCCTGAAGAGCGTCTGCTGCGCTCGATCTTCGGCGAGAAGGCGAGAGAAGTCAAAGACACCTCGCTGCGGGTGCAGTCGGGTCAGGGCGGCGTGGTCGTCAAGACCGTGCGTTTCCGCCGTGCCGACGAGGGCGTGGATCTCAAGCCCGGCGTCAGAGAAGTGGTGCGCGTTTACGTGGCCCAGAAGCGTCAGATGCAGGTGGGCGATAAGGTCGCCAACCGCCACGGCAACAAGGGCGTCGTTTCTAAGATTCTGGCCCCCGAAGATATGCCTTACCTCGAAGACGGCACGCCCGTCGATCTGGTGTTCAACCCGCTGGGCGTGCCCTCGCGCATGAACCTGGGTCAGATTTTGGAGACCCACCTGGGCGAGGTCGCTCGCTTGACCGGCCAGAAATTCGTGACCCCGGTCTTCGATTCGGCCACCGAGATCGCCATCAAGGAAATGCTGGAAGTCGCCGCCGCAGAGCGCCTTCAGGCCCGCAAAGACGAGGGCTTTGACCTCGACAAGCGTGAGCAGGAAGTGCTCGACCGCGCCGGGAAGCTCGGCGTGATCGACCAGCCTGCGGGCGAGTACGAAAAAGCCCAGCGCCAGCTTTCACGCACCGGCAAGAGCATCCTGTATGACGGACGCAGCGGCGAGCCGATCAGCGGCCCCGTGGTGGTCGGCACCATGTACGTGATGAAGCTCTACCACATGGTGGAAGACAAGTTGCACGCCCGCAGCACCGGCCCCTACAGCTTGATCACCCAGCAGCCGCTGGGCGGCAAGGCGCAGTTCGGCGGCCAGCGCTTCGGCGAGATGGAAGTCTGGGCGCTCGAAGCCTACGGCGCGGCCCACACCCTCCAGGAAATGCTGACCATCAAGTCCGACGATATTGACGGACGCGACGCGGCTTACCAGAGCATCGTCAAGGGTGAAGAAGTCTCGGGCAGCACCATTCCCGAATCGTTCAAAGTGCTGGTCAAGGAACTCCACTCGCTCGGTCTGGATGTGGAAGTACTCGACCGTCACGACAAGAACGTGGACATTTTCGAAGGGATGTTGCCCAAGCGGTAAACCCCCTCCGCTGCGCCCCTCTCTACGAGTACCAGTAGGGGAGAAGGTGCGGCGGAACAGCCCACTTGGGTCAAGTTTTCCTTTTAAGGGCAGAGGAGTTTCCTTTGCCCCCACCCCTTCTCTCAAGGAGCAACCATCTTGAAAGATTTCAGTAAAGTCAAAATTGCCATTGCCAGCCCCGCCAAGATGCGCGAGTGGAGCTTCGGCGAAGTCGAGAAACCCGAAACCATCAACTACCGCACGCTCAAGCCCGAGCGCGAAGGCCTCTTTGACGAGCGCATCTTTGGGCCTATCAAGGACTACGAGTGCGCCTGCGGCAAGTACAAGCGCCAGCGCTACGAGGGCAAAGTCTGCGAGCGCTGCGGCGTGGAAGTCACCAGCAGCAAGGTGCGCCGCTACCGGATGGGCCACATCGATTTGGCGACCCCCGCCGCGCACATCTGGTATGTCAAGGACAGCCCCAGCAAAATCGGCACGCTGCTCGATTTGAGCGCGGCCCAGCTTGAAAAAGTGCTGTACTTTTCCAGCTACCTCGTGACCAATGCCCGCAACGCCCAGAAAGATGGCCGCCCCCTCAAGCGCGGCGAACTGCTGAGCGACGACGAGTACCGCGAACTCCGCAATGGCCGTCAGGAAACCTACACCTTACAGGGCGGCATTGACGCGCTTATCCGCGACGGCGAATACGTCACCAAGGGCCAGAGCCTCGGCGGCAATGTGGTCGCCAAGATGGACGGTCTGGCGCAGTACCGCTTCCCGCGCCGCGCCGAGATCGCTTACAACGAAGTCGCTGAAGCGTCTTTGCCGCTGCCGGCCGACGTGCTGGTCGATCAAGAGGCTTTCCGTGCCGGTGAGATTCTGGCCGAACTGGAAAGCGACGTTCAGATTGTCGCGCCTATCGCCGCCACCGCTTTCCTACACGACCTCGGCGAAGACTCGGTGATGGTGGAACTGCGCGAAGGCGTGGAAGCCCCTCCTGCCGTAGAAAACGAAGAGGAAGGAGCAGAGAAAACGCAGGTCGCTCCCGAACTCGGCGCGATCTTGGCCCGCGTGTACATTCCGCACGGCATGGACGTGCAGGTGGCGCAGGGCGAAATCGTCGAAGCCGGAGCGGTGCTGGCCACTGCCGTCTCGGGCGCTCGCCTGCGGGTCAGCCGTGACAGCAAGCTCAGCGACGTCAAGCTCGGCAAAAAAGCCGACAGCAACGTGACTGTTCACTGGATGCGTACCGGTGAATATCCGATCAATCCCACCATGCACGTGTTGGTGGCTGACGGCAGCACCGTCAAGAAAAACCAGAAAGTCATCGGCGCGATTGACAAGGCCGAAGAAATCATCGCCGAAGCGGGCGGCGTTATCACCCTGCACGCCCCGGCCAGCATCATCGTCAGCAAGGCCAAGGTGTACAGCTACACCGACGAGCCGCTGGTGGTCAACGGCGACCGCGTCGAACCCGGCGACGAGTTGGCCGATTCCGGCAACCTCAAGAGCGAGATTTCTGGTCGCATCGAAATCGACCTCGTCCGCAAGCAGGTTCGCGTAATCGAGTCCTACGACTTCGACGCCAAAATGGGCGCGGAAGCGGTCAAGGAACTGCTCGACGATCTCGACTTGCCCACACTGGAAGCCGAACTCGGCGAGGTGATGAAGGACAACAGCCGCCACAAGCGTGCCAAGGCCCGTAAGCGCCTCGAAGTCACCCGCAGCTTCATTTCCAGCGGCAACCACCCTTCCTGGATGATCCTGGCCACTGTGCCGGTCATGCCGCCTGATTTGCGCCCGATGGTGCAGGTGGACGGTGGACGCTTTGCCACTTCCGATTTGAACGATTTGTACCGCCGCCTGATCAACCGCAACAACCGCCTCAAGAAATTGATGGGCCAGGGCGCTCCAGACATGATCATCCGCAACGAGAAGCGGATGCTTCAGGAAGCCGTGGACGCTTTGATCGACAACGGAAGGCGCGGCAGCCCCGTGACCAACCCCGGTTCTGACCGTGCTCTGCGCTCGCTGACCGATTTGCTCGGCGGCAAGCAAGGCCGTTTCCGCCAGAACTTGCTGGGCAAGCGCGTGGACTACTCCGGCCGCTCGGTCATCGTGGTCGGCCCGCAGCTCAAACTGCACCAGTGCGGGGTGCCCAAGCGCATGGCGCTCGAACTCTTCAAACCCTTTTTGTTCAAGGTGCTGGAAGAGAAGGGCGAGGTCACCAACATCAAGCAGGCCCGCAAGATGCTGGAGCGCTACCGCGATACCCGCGACAGCGTCTGGGACGCCCTCGAAGAAGTGATCGAGGACAAAGTGGTGCTGCTCAACCGCGCCCCGACGCTTCACCGCCTCGGCATTCAGGCGTTCGAGCCGATCTTGGTCGAAGGTCAGTCCATCCAGCTTCACCCGCTGGTCTGTGAGGCCTTCAACGCCGATTTCGACGGCGATCAGATGGCGATTCACGTCCCGCTGTCGGCGCAGGCCCAGGCCGAAGCCCGCATTCAGATGCTCTCGTCTCACAACCTGCTCTCGCCCGCCAACGGCGAGCCGAACGTCAAGCCCAGCCGCGACATCATCCTCGGTATTTTCACCCTGACGCAGCTCCGCAAGGACAACCTCGGCAAGGGCAGCGCCTTTGACAACGAGCAAGCCGTACTGAACGCCCTCGAGAACGGTAAAGTGGCGCTCAACAGCCACGTGACCCTGCGCGGCGCGGACATCACGCCCGGTCTGATCAAATACCACTTCTCCAGCCCTGACGAAGCAATTCTGGCGGTTGAGGGCGGCGGCATCGATTACCAAGACCACGTCCGCATCCGCCTCAACGGCGAAATCTACGACACCTCGGCGGGCCGCGTGATGTTCCGGCGCATCGTGCAAGAAGCGCTGGGTGCTCAGGGCCACTTGATCGACGAGCTGGTGAATCTCCATACCGCTTACGAAAAAGACTCGCTGCGCGACATGATCATGACCTGCTTCAAGCAGCTCGGCGTGGAAGCCACCGCCAAACTGCTCGACGCCCTCAAGGACAGCGGCTTCAAGCTGTCGACCACCTCGGGCATCACCATCGGCATCGACGACATCGTGATTCCGCCGACCAAAGACGCCATCCTGGCCGACGCCGACATCAAGCTCAGGGAAATCGAGCAGAACTACGAGTTCGGCTTCATGACTGAAGAAGAGCGCTACAAGCAGGTCGTGACGCTCTGGAACGACACCACCGACGACGTGAAAAACGAAGTCTTCAAGAACTTCGAGGCCAATTACCCGTTCAATCCGCTGTGGATCATGTCGCAGTCGGGCGCTCGTGGTAACCCGCAGCAGATCCGCCAATTGGCCGGGATGCGCGGTTTGATGGCCCGACCCGACGGCAGCACCATCGAAGTGCCGATCAAGGCGTCGTTCCGCGAGGGCCTGACCGTGCTGGAATACTTCATCAGCACCCACGGCGCTCGTAAGGGCGGCGCTGACACCGCGCTCCGCACCGCCGATTCCGGCTACCTGACCCGCAAACTGGTCGACGTGGCCCACGAAGTCGTCGTCCGCGACGTGGACTGCGGAAGCACCGATTACACCATCATTCCGCTCGGTCACGTGGACGAGCGCAGCGGCGAGTGGCGTGCCCGCAAAGCCAGCGAGATCGAAACCAGCATTTATGGCCGCACCTTGACCGCCGATGTAGAAATTGACGGCCAAGTCATCGCCGAAGGCCACATGCTCAGCCTCGAAGACGTCAAACTGATCACCAAGCATGCCAAAGCGGTCGGCGAAGTGTATGCCCGCACCCCGCTCAACTGTAAGGTCAAGGCGGGCGTCTGCCAGAAGTGCTACGGCTACGATCTCTCGCAGGCCAAGCCGGTCAGCATGGGCGAAGCGGTGGGCGTGGTCGCGGCGGAAAGTATCGGCGAACCCGGTACCCAGCTCACCATGCGTACCTTCCACACCGGCGGCGTGGCAGGCGGCGGCGACATTACGATGGGTCTGCCCCGCGTGATCGAGCTGTTCGAGGGCCGCAAGCCCAAATCTCAGGCGGTGGTCGCTGACCGCGACGGCGTCATCCGGATCGAGGAAGAGGACGAGCGTTACCTGATCCGTATCGACGCCGACGACGAGCAGTACAGCTCCAAGACCGCCACCAAGATCGGCAAGGCGCTGCGCATGATCGTCAAAGATGGCGACCGGGTCGAAGCCGGGCAGCCGATTACGCGCGGAGCCATCAACCCGCACGATCTGCTGCTCTACAAAGACACCGACGCCGCTCAGCGCTACCTGGTGGAAGAAGTGCAGCGCGTTTACCGCTCACAGGGCGTGAAGGTTCACGACAAGCATATCGAAGTGATCGTGCGCCAGATGCTGCGCTACGTCGAGATCGTGGACGGCGGCGACACCACCCTCCTCGAAGGCCAGACCGTCGAGCGCTGGGAAGTCGAGCAGGCCAACGCCGCGCTCGCGGAGGACAAGACTCAGAGCTCCTGGAAGCCGGTTCTCTTGGGCATCACCAAGAGCAGCCTGACCACCAAGTCGTGGCTCTCGGCAGCCAGCTTCCAGCACACCACGCACGTGCTGACCGAAGCCAGCATGCGCGGCCAGGTCGACGAGTTGATCGGCCTCAAGGAAAACGTCATTCTCGGCAAGCTGATTCCAGCAGGCACGGGTCTGGACATCGTGCGGAACATGCAAGTCGCCGATGACCGCACCCTGGAGAAGTACGGCGAGAACGTGGAGCCGGTCAGCGCTCCGCGCCCCGAGTCGTTCAACTATCCGGTGCAGCCTGGTGCGAACGACTGAGCAACTGAACGGCTGAGCAATTTAACTTCTAGCTAAAGCCCCCGCCCTGAAAATGGGTGGGGGCTTTTTTGGATTTTGGCAGAACAGAAAGTCAATTCAAAAAAGCCGCTCCACCTCAAACAAGAGGTAGGGCGGCTTGCTTAACGAGTGGGTTTACTTGACCGACTGAATGGCCTTGTCCACCTGAATCAGGCCAGTGCCGGTTTTGAAGTCGTAGCCGAAGGTGTTCATATCGGCCGCCGTTTTGGAGAGCGCGGCGATAACTTCAGCGGGGCCGAGGTCGGGGCGAGCCTGACGAATCAGCGCGGCGGCAGCGGCGGCGTGCGGAGCAGCCGCGCTGGTGCCGAAGAAGTTGGGGTATTGATCACCGTCAACCAGTCCGCCATCGGAGAAAGAGACTTGTCCGAAGAAACTGGTGTTGGCTCCGTCGGGGGCGCTGAAACGGGGTTGGTCGCGCCGCTGGGAAACAGAGTTGCCGTTGAGGTCAAACAAAATTGGCACGCCCCCCAGCGAAGTAAAGGATTCGGGCAAAGCTGGATTGACGCCGAAAACAGGCGTGCGGCCAAAGCGTGACGCGCCAACGCCCGCTCCGCTGCGCGAGTTGGCGTGGCCCTTGGCGGTGGGAGCGCCTGTGTTGTATTCCAGTGCGGTGGCAGTGCCGTAATCTTGGATTCGCACACGGGTAGGCGTGGGGCCAGCCGAGCGAGTCACCACCAAGTTGAGAACCTGGGGCGTCTCACCCAAGTTGAGGACGATGACCGTTTCAAGCGGATCGCGGCCAATATTGTTGCTAGTTCCAGCGGTGAGAATCAGCAAATTTGAATCTGGCGGCAGCAAATTGCCGTTGGCGTCCATCACGAACACGTCGAGGTCGCTGCGCGAGCCGCGCCCATTTTGGGTCGCTGAAGCAAACGGCTGATCCCACTCCACGTAGGTGTTGGTATAACCGCCCGGCGGAACGACCATTTTCCGCATGGTGTCCACGCCGCTGGAAGCGAAGTTGAGCATCTCGCCTTGGTACAGCACTTTGCCTGAAGCGTCGCGGTAAATGAGCGGCCCGCCACTCTTCCAGCGCGTTTCGTAGGCGTTGCTGGCGGCGTTGCCCGCCGAGGTGAAGTAGGCCACGCCTTGAGAGGTGACTTTGTCCACGGCCTGCGTAATCAGGCCGTCGCTATAAGCGGGTTCGGCAAAGTAGCTCAAATCGTCTACGATGACCCGCGAACCTACATCGGCCAAGCGCCGAATGTTGTTGGCGAATCCCGCTTCACCGCCGCTAAAGCCGGTGGCAAAGGCGATGTCGGAGCCGGGAGCCACGTCGTGAACGATCTGGGCCATGCCCCGCCCTTCATCGGTGCCGCCGTCATTTTGAGCTTGGTCTTCGAGGACTTGTACGCCGTTGGCGGGCAAATCTCCGTTGCGAATGTCTTGCGCCACAGTGGTTAGCGGCGGGCTGCCTTCTGCGCTGGCGTCCCAAGCGTCAAACGAATCCGAGATAACCCCGATCTTGACGCCCCGTCCGTCTACGCCGTAGGTGGCGCGGGCCACATCTGAGCGCTGTGCAAAGTCGCCTTGCGAGAGTACGCCAGTGGCTCCGGTCAAGGGGAAAGCGGCGTTGGTGGTGGCTCCCGATATCCGCATAAAGCTGAGTTCGCTCAACTGACCTGCTTGGCTTAAGGCGCTCAACGGTAAGCGGCCAGACACCATTCTTTCGTATGCTGAACCGTTCTTGAGGCCAAGCGCTTGCAACCTGCTCAGCAGCGCTGCCGGATTTCCGCTCGCCACCGAATCAACAGTGACGTAGCCGCGCGAAATGGGCACAATCTTGGACATGAGAGAACTACTCAGCGCCTGCGCCTGAAGAGGACGCTCAGACAGCAGTTTGAGGATAGAGTCCAGTTTGCTGCTCTTGTCGAAGACGCTCTGCACGCTGCTCAGGCCCATCACTGAGAGGTCTTGCTTGCCGGTCA contains:
- a CDS encoding DNA-directed RNA polymerase subunit beta; this encodes MKPRIERFGEIQEVIKLPTLTEIQVNSFSTFLQEGRPINDRLNAGLQGAFREVFPIDETEKGRSTGLVLDYLEYRLGDPVYTPEECREKDLTYQAPLYAKLQLIHKDSGLIKEDQVFLGDLPLMTGDGSFVINGADRVVISQIHRSPGVYFTTNYKGLKKYYTAAIIPMPKRGPWIELEYAGGILEMKVNKRKFPVAMLLRVLGYDDASLKALFSEFEPDIELPEDKTAGMGADEALLRLFTVLRPGDPPKRDKATQYLYGLLADPKRYDLGAPGRFKMNTKLGIKRDDSTLLNFVDGKFTDAGLIDTIRYLMALTNGQTESTVGADADGVAITVPVRPDDIDHLGNRRVRTVGELLADQLRVGLGRMARGVRERMLLGNPDAATPTKLVNNRPIVAAMREFFGRSQLSQFKDQTNPLSDLRHKRRISALGPGGLTRERAGFDVRDVHRTHYGRICPIETPEGANIGLISSLASYAKVNPLGFIEAPYRRVENGRVTDDVQYMTADIEDRYAVAQANTRLNADGTFAEERVLCRKSGDPSFYEHADVQYMDVSPKQIVSINTSLIPFLEHDDANRALMGSNMQSQAVPLIRAQSPAVGTGVEERVITDSGTSVVSDVTGTVTYVDARNIQVTLSEDAPNIDYVKGNVRTFELVRFTRSNQGTNLDQHPTVSFGDEVTAGQVIADGPASDMGRLALGQNITIAIMPFDGFNFEDAICISEGLTRKDFYTSVHIEKDEVEARDTKLGPEKITRDIPGLSEAALRDLDEDGIVRVGADVKPGDILVGKTSFKGESEPTPEERLLRSIFGEKAREVKDTSLRVQSGQGGVVVKTVRFRRADEGVDLKPGVREVVRVYVAQKRQMQVGDKVANRHGNKGVVSKILAPEDMPYLEDGTPVDLVFNPLGVPSRMNLGQILETHLGEVARLTGQKFVTPVFDSATEIAIKEMLEVAAAERLQARKDEGFDLDKREQEVLDRAGKLGVIDQPAGEYEKAQRQLSRTGKSILYDGRSGEPISGPVVVGTMYVMKLYHMVEDKLHARSTGPYSLITQQPLGGKAQFGGQRFGEMEVWALEAYGAAHTLQEMLTIKSDDIDGRDAAYQSIVKGEEVSGSTIPESFKVLVKELHSLGLDVEVLDRHDKNVDIFEGMLPKR
- the rpoC gene encoding DNA-directed RNA polymerase subunit beta', which produces MKDFSKVKIAIASPAKMREWSFGEVEKPETINYRTLKPEREGLFDERIFGPIKDYECACGKYKRQRYEGKVCERCGVEVTSSKVRRYRMGHIDLATPAAHIWYVKDSPSKIGTLLDLSAAQLEKVLYFSSYLVTNARNAQKDGRPLKRGELLSDDEYRELRNGRQETYTLQGGIDALIRDGEYVTKGQSLGGNVVAKMDGLAQYRFPRRAEIAYNEVAEASLPLPADVLVDQEAFRAGEILAELESDVQIVAPIAATAFLHDLGEDSVMVELREGVEAPPAVENEEEGAEKTQVAPELGAILARVYIPHGMDVQVAQGEIVEAGAVLATAVSGARLRVSRDSKLSDVKLGKKADSNVTVHWMRTGEYPINPTMHVLVADGSTVKKNQKVIGAIDKAEEIIAEAGGVITLHAPASIIVSKAKVYSYTDEPLVVNGDRVEPGDELADSGNLKSEISGRIEIDLVRKQVRVIESYDFDAKMGAEAVKELLDDLDLPTLEAELGEVMKDNSRHKRAKARKRLEVTRSFISSGNHPSWMILATVPVMPPDLRPMVQVDGGRFATSDLNDLYRRLINRNNRLKKLMGQGAPDMIIRNEKRMLQEAVDALIDNGRRGSPVTNPGSDRALRSLTDLLGGKQGRFRQNLLGKRVDYSGRSVIVVGPQLKLHQCGVPKRMALELFKPFLFKVLEEKGEVTNIKQARKMLERYRDTRDSVWDALEEVIEDKVVLLNRAPTLHRLGIQAFEPILVEGQSIQLHPLVCEAFNADFDGDQMAIHVPLSAQAQAEARIQMLSSHNLLSPANGEPNVKPSRDIILGIFTLTQLRKDNLGKGSAFDNEQAVLNALENGKVALNSHVTLRGADITPGLIKYHFSSPDEAILAVEGGGIDYQDHVRIRLNGEIYDTSAGRVMFRRIVQEALGAQGHLIDELVNLHTAYEKDSLRDMIMTCFKQLGVEATAKLLDALKDSGFKLSTTSGITIGIDDIVIPPTKDAILADADIKLREIEQNYEFGFMTEEERYKQVVTLWNDTTDDVKNEVFKNFEANYPFNPLWIMSQSGARGNPQQIRQLAGMRGLMARPDGSTIEVPIKASFREGLTVLEYFISTHGARKGGADTALRTADSGYLTRKLVDVAHEVVVRDVDCGSTDYTIIPLGHVDERSGEWRARKASEIETSIYGRTLTADVEIDGQVIAEGHMLSLEDVKLITKHAKAVGEVYARTPLNCKVKAGVCQKCYGYDLSQAKPVSMGEAVGVVAAESIGEPGTQLTMRTFHTGGVAGGGDITMGLPRVIELFEGRKPKSQAVVADRDGVIRIEEEDERYLIRIDADDEQYSSKTATKIGKALRMIVKDGDRVEAGQPITRGAINPHDLLLYKDTDAAQRYLVEEVQRVYRSQGVKVHDKHIEVIVRQMLRYVEIVDGGDTTLLEGQTVERWEVEQANAALAEDKTQSSWKPVLLGITKSSLTTKSWLSAASFQHTTHVLTEASMRGQVDELIGLKENVILGKLIPAGTGLDIVRNMQVADDRTLEKYGENVEPVSAPRPESFNYPVQPGAND
- a CDS encoding S8 family peptidase; its protein translation is MKKYLGLGLTLSLLVACGNTAQQAELNDVPSAVTGKQDLSVMGLSSVQSVFDKSSKLDSILKLLSERPLQAQALSSSLMSKIVPISRGYVTVDSVASGNPAALLSRLQALGLKNGSAYERMVSGRLPLSALSQAGQLSELSFMRISGATTNAAFPLTGATGVLSQGDFAQRSDVARATYGVDGRGVKIGVISDSFDAWDASAEGSPPLTTVAQDIRNGDLPANGVQVLEDQAQNDGGTDEGRGMAQIVHDVAPGSDIAFATGFSGGEAGFANNIRRLADVGSRVIVDDLSYFAEPAYSDGLITQAVDKVTSQGVAYFTSAGNAASNAYETRWKSGGPLIYRDASGKVLYQGEMLNFASSGVDTMRKMVVPPGGYTNTYVEWDQPFASATQNGRGSRSDLDVFVMDANGNLLPPDSNLLILTAGTSNNIGRDPLETVIVLNLGETPQVLNLVVTRSAGPTPTRVRIQDYGTATALEYNTGAPTAKGHANSRSGAGVGASRFGRTPVFGVNPALPESFTSLGGVPILFDLNGNSVSQRRDQPRFSAPDGANTSFFGQVSFSDGGLVDGDQYPNFFGTSAAAPHAAAAAALIRQARPDLGPAEVIAALSKTAADMNTFGYDFKTGTGLIQVDKAIQSVK